From a region of the Leptospira kmetyi serovar Malaysia str. Bejo-Iso9 genome:
- the thiM gene encoding hydroxyethylthiazole kinase gives MSNTQIQERIWPAKEIVEDLSELRKHSPLTHVITNIVVTNWTANVLLAIGASPAMVIAEEEVEDFAKIASALLINVGTVTSVDAKAMKIAAASARKAGTPWVIDPVAAGALRFRTDIVRELLEFKPAVIRGNASEILALAGTVGGGKGVDSTASSLQAIPYAKELSEKTGAIVAVSGEVDYVTDGKQIISVPGGDPIMTKVTGVGCSLGALIASFLGVQKDPLRASVSASAVFAIAGSQAAKESNGTGSFAVNFLDRLTRLSEQQ, from the coding sequence ATGTCGAACACTCAAATTCAAGAAAGAATCTGGCCCGCAAAAGAAATCGTAGAGGATCTTTCCGAACTACGAAAACATTCTCCGTTAACACATGTGATCACGAACATCGTCGTAACCAATTGGACCGCGAACGTTTTACTCGCGATCGGGGCTTCGCCCGCGATGGTGATCGCGGAAGAAGAGGTGGAAGACTTTGCGAAGATCGCTAGCGCTTTGTTGATCAACGTCGGCACGGTAACTTCCGTCGACGCAAAGGCGATGAAGATCGCGGCGGCTTCGGCTCGGAAAGCGGGAACGCCTTGGGTGATCGATCCGGTCGCCGCGGGTGCGCTTCGTTTCAGAACGGATATCGTTCGAGAACTTTTGGAATTCAAACCCGCTGTTATTCGAGGAAACGCTTCCGAAATACTTGCGTTAGCCGGAACCGTGGGCGGTGGGAAAGGAGTGGATTCCACGGCGAGTTCTTTACAAGCCATTCCTTACGCAAAGGAGCTTTCCGAAAAAACGGGCGCGATCGTCGCCGTAAGCGGGGAAGTCGATTATGTAACGGACGGGAAACAAATTATTTCAGTTCCGGGCGGAGATCCGATCATGACCAAGGTTACCGGAGTCGGTTGCTCCTTGGGTGCGCTGATCGCTTCCTTTTTAGGCGTACAAAAGGATCCGTTACGCGCATCCGTGTCCGCTTCCGCCGTATTCGCGATTGCAGGTTCCCAAGCCGCAAAGGAATCTAACGGTACCGGAAGTTTTGCCGTGAATTTTCTGGATCGACTGACTCGACTTTCAGAACAACAATAA
- a CDS encoding M48 family metallopeptidase has translation MKLKTVLFIFYVFQILFTLTMKFLSYQGDDSPQLHEQILKYFTEDDVVKGIEYARSGFFASVLSDLIDFVVAGLFVFSPLAVRLEEWIERKTKNQFYLTVLFFFFVFSAIQFFVSIPFQYYFGFVLEHKFGFSKMTFLDWVIYTAKGLGIGIVGGSVAVLGVAFLLKKFERAWKVLVPVATLILGLLISILFPIVITPLFYEYKPIEEGSLKQKIISLCDRAQIQVENVYVINESKYSGHTNAYFTGWGQNRKIFLYDTLIQNHTEEEIISVLGHEIGHWTHNHQIKDIAISTIETLLLCFLLGYLFQKFKKEGSISLRELYSPSTLPFLFLLLSLFGSLTRPVWSSLSRYQETEADLEALILTGDKKSFISTEIKMAKDNQGRLNPHPSEIFYYHSHPTTLQRIQFAERWKESK, from the coding sequence ATGAAACTCAAAACCGTTCTGTTTATCTTTTACGTATTCCAAATCCTGTTCACGTTGACGATGAAATTTCTTTCGTATCAAGGGGACGATTCTCCGCAATTACATGAGCAAATTCTAAAGTATTTTACGGAAGACGACGTCGTCAAAGGAATCGAATACGCAAGGAGCGGTTTTTTCGCTTCGGTTCTTTCCGATCTGATCGATTTCGTGGTCGCCGGTCTTTTCGTATTCTCCCCTCTCGCGGTTCGTCTGGAGGAATGGATCGAAAGAAAAACGAAAAATCAATTTTATCTTACGGTTTTGTTTTTCTTTTTCGTCTTTAGCGCGATTCAATTTTTCGTTTCCATTCCGTTTCAATACTACTTCGGTTTCGTTCTGGAACACAAATTCGGATTCTCCAAGATGACGTTTTTGGATTGGGTGATTTATACCGCCAAGGGACTCGGCATCGGAATCGTCGGCGGTAGCGTCGCGGTTTTAGGCGTCGCGTTTCTTTTGAAAAAATTTGAAAGGGCTTGGAAAGTTCTGGTTCCGGTCGCGACTCTGATCTTGGGTCTTTTGATTTCGATCCTGTTTCCGATCGTGATCACTCCTTTGTTCTACGAATACAAACCGATCGAAGAAGGAAGTCTGAAACAAAAGATCATCTCTCTCTGTGATCGCGCTCAGATCCAAGTCGAAAACGTATACGTCATCAACGAAAGCAAATACTCGGGTCATACGAACGCGTATTTTACGGGTTGGGGACAAAACAGAAAGATATTTCTTTACGATACTCTCATACAAAATCATACCGAAGAGGAAATCATAAGCGTACTCGGTCACGAGATCGGACATTGGACTCACAATCATCAGATCAAGGACATTGCGATCAGCACGATCGAAACCCTGTTGTTGTGTTTTCTTCTTGGTTATTTATTTCAAAAATTCAAAAAGGAAGGATCGATTTCGTTACGCGAATTGTATTCTCCCTCTACATTGCCCTTTTTGTTTTTACTGTTGTCCCTGTTCGGATCTTTGACAAGACCCGTTTGGAGTTCTTTAAGCCGTTACCAGGAAACCGAAGCCGATCTGGAAGCTTTGATTCTTACCGGAGATAAAAAGTCGTTTATCTCCACGGAAATCAAAATGGCAAAGGACAATCAAGGAAGACTCAATCCTCATCCGAGCGAGATTTTTTACTATCATTCGCATCCGACCACTCTGCAAAGAATTCAATTTGCGGAACGTTGGAAAGAATCGAAATAA
- a CDS encoding proline dehydrogenase family protein — MITIASESAESETTRIGLNIFRENEKRSSKYFSKHFWIKHLLRLSFRFPKLKIELFRFVDVLPSLRSAKDITDHLNLYLLESKTEIPFWLRPFLKIGFALFPFSYLAGNLVRFLILNTSKNFIAGRNFKEAKPRLQAIRKKGRVFTLDILGEAALSEKEALHYQKQYLDALNNLDSFSDSEKTSYGFCPIVNVSVKCSSLYSQISSLAKEDSVFALKERLRPILRLAREKNFFINLDAEQYDYKEILMSLAEEIFLEDEFKDYPHFGIVIQAYLKESKNDLKRIIEYSKNRKVPITVRLVKGAYWEYEVIKAKEKGWEIPVFEKKRETDSNYEECSRLLIDSFPHILSAFASHNIRSLASVLAHAEQKGLAQRDFEIQMLYGMGDSYKVVLTELGYRIREYTPLGEILPGMAYLVRRLLENTSNQGFLQNFLTGRMGYENLLKNPKELTNDLI; from the coding sequence ATGATTACAATTGCGTCCGAAAGTGCGGAATCGGAGACGACCCGGATCGGACTCAACATCTTTCGTGAAAACGAAAAACGATCCTCGAAATATTTCTCCAAACATTTTTGGATCAAACATCTACTTCGCTTATCATTTCGTTTTCCGAAACTCAAGATAGAATTATTCCGTTTCGTCGACGTATTGCCATCGTTGCGTTCCGCAAAGGATATCACGGATCATTTAAATTTATATCTGCTCGAAAGTAAAACCGAGATTCCGTTTTGGTTAAGACCGTTTTTGAAAATCGGATTCGCCCTATTCCCCTTTTCGTATCTTGCGGGAAATCTCGTCCGCTTTCTGATCTTAAACACGTCCAAAAATTTTATCGCGGGTAGAAATTTCAAAGAGGCAAAACCCAGACTTCAAGCCATCCGCAAAAAAGGAAGAGTGTTTACGCTCGACATTTTGGGAGAAGCGGCCCTTTCCGAAAAGGAAGCGCTTCACTATCAGAAACAATATCTGGACGCGTTGAACAATTTGGATTCGTTTTCCGATTCGGAAAAAACGAGCTACGGTTTTTGTCCGATCGTAAACGTTTCCGTGAAATGTTCGAGTTTATATTCTCAGATTTCGTCTTTGGCAAAAGAGGATTCGGTTTTTGCGTTGAAGGAAAGATTGAGACCGATCCTGAGACTCGCGCGGGAAAAGAACTTCTTCATCAATCTGGACGCGGAACAATACGATTATAAGGAAATTCTAATGTCTTTGGCGGAAGAGATTTTTCTCGAAGACGAATTCAAGGATTATCCTCATTTCGGGATCGTAATCCAGGCTTATCTCAAGGAATCCAAGAATGATTTAAAAAGAATCATAGAATATTCGAAAAATCGAAAGGTTCCGATCACGGTCCGATTGGTCAAAGGCGCCTATTGGGAATACGAGGTGATCAAAGCGAAAGAAAAAGGATGGGAAATCCCCGTTTTCGAAAAAAAACGGGAAACCGATTCCAATTACGAGGAATGTTCCCGGCTTCTGATCGATTCTTTTCCGCATATCCTTTCCGCATTCGCATCTCATAATATTCGAAGTCTTGCATCCGTTTTGGCGCACGCGGAACAAAAAGGTCTGGCCCAAAGGGATTTCGAAATCCAGATGTTGTACGGGATGGGAGATTCCTACAAAGTTGTTCTGACCGAACTGGGTTATAGAATCCGCGAATACACTCCGTTAGGCGAAATCCTTCCCGGAATGGCGTATTTGGTGCGGAGACTTTTGGAAAACACGTCGAATCAGGGATTTTTACAAAACTTTTTAACGGGAAGAATGGGTTACGAAAATCTTTTAAAGAACCCGAAGGAACTCACGAATGACCTCATTTAA
- a CDS encoding aldehyde dehydrogenase family protein, which translates to MTSFKNEPVRDFAKEINREWISKSVQNLRNKLPISVPSVVSGKEFKSSNMEIHKNPSDLSETVTRFSLSDEKILAKAISDSKEHLSRWSKTSARERISILLKTADLIGENRNELCSLMLLETGKNIPEAEADLVEAVDFCRYYATEYERIFKGQRVDLPGEENLYSYKPKGIVGVISPWNFPAAILTGMCAAPLVCGNAVLLKPAEQSSAIAFFIHRLFIKAGVPPEVFHFLPGKGEEIGAAIVKHPDVSIINFTGSKEVGLSIIKECGNVSPSSRTIKRALCEMGGKNAIIVDGDADLDMAVEGAVHSAFGFQGQKCSALSRLIVLDSCYETFKSRFLDAVSSLKIDSPEILSAKIGPVISEESKNRLEKILEENKSRILFQKEIPSSLKDKGNYVPPTVFEETDWNGDLAKKEFFGPLVALFKVKSFSEAIEKANDSDYALTAGLYSRNPKHIEEAKDKIEAGNFYINRAITGAIVERQPFGGFKLSGVGAKAGGPDYLKSFLEPVTITENTMRRGFSADLIQ; encoded by the coding sequence ATGACCTCATTTAAAAACGAACCCGTCCGGGATTTTGCGAAAGAAATCAACCGAGAATGGATTTCCAAATCCGTTCAAAATCTGAGGAACAAACTTCCTATATCCGTCCCTTCCGTAGTTTCCGGAAAAGAATTCAAAAGTTCTAATATGGAAATTCATAAGAATCCTTCCGATCTTTCCGAAACGGTCACACGATTTTCGTTAAGCGACGAAAAGATTCTCGCGAAAGCGATTTCCGATTCCAAGGAACATTTGTCTCGTTGGAGTAAAACTTCGGCCCGGGAAAGAATTTCCATTCTTCTCAAAACCGCGGATTTGATTGGCGAAAATAGAAACGAACTCTGCTCTTTGATGCTTTTGGAAACGGGTAAGAATATTCCCGAAGCCGAAGCCGATCTCGTGGAAGCCGTGGACTTTTGCAGATACTACGCGACCGAATACGAGAGAATTTTCAAAGGACAAAGAGTGGATCTTCCCGGTGAGGAAAATCTGTATTCGTATAAACCGAAGGGAATCGTGGGAGTGATTTCTCCTTGGAATTTTCCGGCGGCCATTCTTACCGGAATGTGCGCGGCTCCTTTGGTCTGCGGAAACGCGGTTCTTTTAAAACCCGCGGAACAATCCTCGGCGATCGCGTTTTTTATTCATCGTCTTTTTATCAAGGCGGGAGTTCCTCCGGAAGTGTTTCACTTTTTACCGGGCAAGGGAGAAGAGATCGGAGCCGCGATCGTAAAACATCCCGACGTTTCCATAATCAACTTCACGGGTTCGAAAGAGGTGGGTCTTTCCATTATCAAGGAATGCGGAAACGTTTCTCCGAGTTCGAGAACCATCAAACGCGCGTTATGTGAAATGGGAGGAAAAAACGCGATCATCGTGGACGGGGACGCGGATCTGGATATGGCCGTAGAAGGAGCGGTTCATTCCGCGTTCGGATTTCAAGGTCAGAAATGTAGCGCGCTTTCAAGATTGATTGTATTAGATTCTTGCTATGAAACCTTTAAGTCCAGATTTTTGGACGCCGTATCCTCGTTAAAGATCGATTCTCCCGAAATTCTTTCCGCAAAGATCGGACCGGTGATCAGCGAAGAATCCAAAAACCGTTTGGAAAAAATTCTCGAAGAAAACAAAAGCCGCATTCTTTTTCAAAAGGAAATTCCGAGTTCCCTCAAAGACAAAGGAAATTACGTTCCGCCCACCGTGTTTGAAGAAACCGATTGGAACGGGGATCTTGCCAAGAAGGAATTCTTCGGCCCGTTAGTCGCTCTTTTTAAGGTGAAATCGTTTTCGGAAGCGATCGAAAAAGCGAACGATTCCGATTACGCTTTAACGGCGGGGCTTTATTCCAGAAATCCTAAACATATCGAAGAGGCAAAAGACAAAATCGAAGCGGGAAATTTCTACATCAACCGAGCGATCACCGGAGCGATCGTGGAAAGACAACCCTTCGGAGGTTTTAAACTTTCGGGCGTGGGAGCCAAGGCGGGCGGTCCGGATTATCTCAAAAGTTTTTTGGAACCCGTCACGATCACGGAAAATACGATGCGAAGAGGTTTTTCCGCGGATCTAATCCAATAA
- a CDS encoding PP2C family protein-serine/threonine phosphatase, which yields MSKFLTQLTKTLKSEITVSLMQGAFGVLAFWVVLRYWIRDAVTPEPIWVILNFLYTLAVTLYSNFRMITGRWSALLWANRSLLLSLPLPAFYGYFTFLAPSYFPVMFIFVISIQLPVLGLARGIYLTLWFVTYYFVFFGLMIVFHPSYFLENLKSIGVLFVVFFFMHLWLLRASESVKKMGNQLTRHLVETKKHKRNLHRIHRIQAMDLTLARRLQQNALPDLTRVRRNDLLICAKYFSLEKIGGDFYDIIDLGNGKTGFFIADVSGHGVASALVTMMTKVAFRNHCQDAEDPAELLGLVNRSVCEMLEKQDLFVTAFYCILDGEGNLTYSSAGHQPALILSGKEPKVRELISKNTFILGVESNWNYSSSKDTLEKNDKLMLFTDGVVEAKNKMGRSYGEYRFSEFISDNAGKTGDVFLELLMFDLEEFMSGRSPEDDIAILCVDYLPKESP from the coding sequence ATGTCGAAATTCCTGACACAACTTACGAAGACGCTCAAAAGCGAAATCACCGTTTCCCTGATGCAGGGAGCGTTCGGCGTCCTTGCGTTTTGGGTCGTTCTGAGATATTGGATCCGGGACGCGGTCACTCCGGAACCGATCTGGGTGATTCTCAATTTTTTATACACGCTTGCGGTCACCCTCTACAGCAATTTTAGAATGATCACGGGAAGATGGTCCGCGCTTTTGTGGGCCAATCGATCCTTGTTGTTGTCGCTTCCGCTTCCCGCGTTTTACGGATACTTTACGTTTTTAGCTCCTTCGTATTTTCCGGTGATGTTTATCTTCGTCATCAGCATACAACTTCCGGTTTTGGGACTTGCAAGAGGAATCTATCTGACTCTTTGGTTCGTAACGTATTACTTCGTGTTTTTCGGGTTGATGATCGTCTTTCATCCTTCGTATTTTTTGGAAAACTTAAAATCCATCGGAGTGCTTTTCGTCGTGTTCTTTTTTATGCATCTTTGGCTTTTGAGGGCTTCCGAAAGCGTAAAGAAGATGGGGAACCAGCTCACGAGACATCTGGTGGAAACCAAAAAACACAAAAGAAATCTCCATAGAATTCATCGAATCCAAGCCATGGATCTTACTTTGGCGAGAAGATTACAACAAAACGCGCTTCCCGACCTAACGCGCGTTCGGCGGAACGATCTACTTATTTGTGCGAAATATTTTTCCTTGGAAAAAATCGGCGGGGACTTTTACGATATCATCGACTTGGGAAACGGTAAAACCGGATTCTTCATCGCGGACGTTTCCGGTCACGGGGTCGCTTCCGCTTTGGTTACGATGATGACAAAGGTCGCGTTTAGAAATCATTGTCAAGACGCGGAAGATCCGGCCGAACTCTTGGGTCTTGTCAACCGATCCGTTTGCGAAATGTTGGAAAAACAGGATCTGTTCGTGACCGCTTTTTATTGTATTCTCGACGGGGAAGGGAATCTTACGTATTCGAGCGCGGGGCATCAACCCGCTTTGATTTTGAGCGGAAAAGAACCGAAGGTCCGCGAATTGATTTCCAAAAACACGTTCATTCTCGGCGTGGAATCGAATTGGAATTATTCCTCCTCGAAAGATACATTAGAAAAAAATGATAAACTAATGCTTTTTACGGACGGAGTCGTCGAAGCGAAGAACAAGATGGGAAGAAGTTACGGAGAATATCGCTTTTCCGAATTTATATCCGACAACGCCGGCAAAACCGGAGACGTTTTTTTGGAACTTTTGATGTTCGATCTCGAGGAGTTTATGAGCGGAAGAAGTCCGGAAGACGATATAGCGATCCTTTGCGTCGATTATCTCCCGAAAGAATCTCCATAA
- a CDS encoding class I SAM-dependent methyltransferase produces MSNPLSSVEPWSLVAEGYTRSTKQFLEAYSLKAMELLRLQPDAIVLDVAAGPGTLSIPLSKKVKEVHAIDFSDLMIAQLKNGIQRDGVENVFPLVMDGQRLEFEENRFDAAFSMFGLMFFPDKLKGLKEIFRVLKPGGKVAVSSWAPISKSPLMQCLFGALRTANPDIPVPQMNIASFENPDYFRDHLKSAGFQEIEILPYANSMEIKDVRTFLDSMIEGGAPLQLMKNKMEPSLWNEKEKIMFEHLKENLKKLPISLSSEAYIATARKG; encoded by the coding sequence ATGTCCAACCCCCTTTCTTCCGTAGAACCCTGGTCCTTAGTTGCAGAAGGATATACAAGATCCACCAAACAATTCTTAGAGGCTTATTCTTTAAAAGCGATGGAGTTGCTTCGCTTACAACCGGACGCGATCGTTTTAGACGTGGCCGCGGGACCGGGAACTCTTTCGATTCCTCTTTCCAAAAAAGTAAAAGAAGTCCACGCGATCGACTTTTCCGATTTGATGATCGCTCAGTTGAAAAACGGAATCCAACGCGACGGCGTGGAAAACGTTTTTCCTCTTGTGATGGACGGACAAAGATTGGAGTTTGAAGAGAATCGTTTCGACGCGGCTTTCTCCATGTTCGGTTTGATGTTCTTTCCGGACAAACTCAAAGGTTTAAAGGAAATTTTCAGAGTCTTAAAACCCGGCGGAAAAGTTGCGGTTTCCAGTTGGGCTCCGATTTCCAAATCTCCTTTGATGCAATGTTTGTTCGGCGCGCTTCGTACGGCCAATCCGGATATTCCCGTTCCGCAAATGAATATCGCAAGTTTTGAAAATCCGGATTACTTTCGCGATCACTTGAAGTCCGCTGGTTTTCAGGAAATCGAAATTCTTCCTTATGCGAACTCGATGGAGATCAAGGACGTAAGAACGTTTTTGGATTCCATGATCGAAGGCGGCGCGCCGCTTCAATTGATGAAGAATAAGATGGAACCTTCTCTTTGGAACGAAAAGGAAAAGATCATGTTCGAGCATCTAAAAGAGAATTTGAAAAAACTTCCGATTTCGCTTTCTTCCGAAGCTTATATCGCGACGGCTCGTAAGGGATAA
- a CDS encoding acyl-CoA thioesterase: MALQSKEFSYEIPVLWSQCDPNGHLNVGNFQVFLHEGRMVALEEAGYSYTKLREENVGPMILRSETDYKAEIRYPESIQVVTTFAELDGSRVKIFQKLVRKSDGKVACDSVSSCILFDFAKKRPWKYPEDLYNGLGFRETA, encoded by the coding sequence ATGGCGCTTCAATCAAAGGAATTTAGTTATGAGATCCCGGTTCTTTGGAGTCAATGCGATCCAAACGGACATCTAAACGTAGGGAACTTTCAGGTTTTTCTTCACGAGGGGAGAATGGTCGCCTTGGAAGAAGCCGGTTACAGTTATACAAAACTTCGGGAAGAGAATGTCGGTCCGATGATTCTCCGTTCGGAAACCGATTACAAGGCGGAAATCCGTTATCCCGAATCGATACAAGTCGTCACCACCTTCGCGGAATTAGACGGTTCTCGGGTAAAAATCTTTCAGAAACTCGTGCGGAAGTCCGACGGGAAGGTCGCTTGCGATTCCGTATCTTCCTGCATTCTATTCGACTTCGCCAAAAAAAGACCCTGGAAATATCCGGAAGATTTATACAACGGTTTGGGTTTTCGGGAGACCGCATAA
- a CDS encoding ArsR/SmtB family transcription factor, which translates to MVQQEAETDHLSLTFAALADPTRRKILATLRYGEVTVKQLAEPFAMSLPAITKHLKVLERAGLISRGREAQWRPSRLEAGPLKEVADWIDEYRQMWEARLDRLDEYLRELQQKETQFNQERKTDNESGQN; encoded by the coding sequence ATGGTTCAACAAGAAGCAGAGACAGATCACCTTAGCCTTACCTTTGCGGCGCTGGCCGACCCCACCCGTCGCAAAATCCTGGCAACCCTCCGTTATGGAGAAGTTACCGTTAAGCAACTTGCGGAACCTTTTGCTATGAGTCTTCCGGCAATTACCAAACACCTCAAGGTTTTGGAACGGGCAGGACTCATTTCCCGAGGTCGCGAAGCTCAATGGAGGCCGTCCCGGCTCGAAGCGGGACCTTTAAAAGAAGTGGCGGACTGGATCGACGAATACCGACAGATGTGGGAAGCGAGATTGGATCGCCTCGACGAGTATTTGCGGGAACTCCAGCAAAAAGAAACTCAATTCAACCAAGAAAGGAAAACGGATAATGAATCAGGACAAAATTAA
- a CDS encoding DoxX family protein: MNQDKIKNIVYWIVTALTAANYAFAGYAYLARGPEVVEGMAKLGYPLYFVSILGVWKLLGAIAITVPRFALVKEWAYAGMVINLTSASISNAISGMETFHVIAPLIALVLVALSWSLRPESRRLQGIWHL, from the coding sequence ATGAATCAGGACAAAATTAAGAACATCGTTTATTGGATCGTTACGGCGCTGACGGCGGCTAACTACGCTTTTGCGGGTTATGCGTATCTCGCTCGCGGACCGGAAGTCGTCGAAGGTATGGCCAAACTCGGCTACCCTCTTTACTTCGTAAGCATTCTCGGGGTTTGGAAACTTCTCGGCGCGATCGCGATCACAGTTCCTCGCTTTGCTCTCGTGAAAGAATGGGCTTACGCGGGTATGGTCATCAATCTCACTTCCGCTTCCATCTCCAACGCGATTTCCGGTATGGAAACCTTTCATGTAATCGCTCCCTTGATCGCGCTCGTTCTAGTGGCGTTGTCTTGGTCGCTTCGTCCCGAGTCCCGCAGATTGCAGGGAATCTGGCATCTTTAA
- a CDS encoding SRPBCC family protein, with translation MSNPNQTSKDLVITRIFNAPREIVFDAWTVPEQLKQWWGPNGFTTPVCKVDFRVGGRFLFCMRAPDGQEFWSTGEYREIARPEKIVQTDSFADKDGNPVPASHYGMQGDWPEFLLVNLLFEDQQGKTKFTLRHSGIPEGEIFEMTKASWNEMFDKLEPIVQS, from the coding sequence ATGTCGAACCCGAATCAAACCAGCAAGGATCTCGTCATTACGAGAATCTTCAACGCGCCCCGAGAAATCGTCTTCGACGCTTGGACCGTTCCAGAACAACTGAAACAATGGTGGGGGCCGAACGGTTTCACCACTCCGGTTTGTAAGGTCGACTTTCGTGTCGGAGGAAGATTTCTGTTTTGTATGCGCGCACCCGACGGCCAAGAATTTTGGTCCACCGGAGAATATCGCGAAATCGCAAGACCGGAAAAGATCGTTCAAACCGACAGCTTTGCGGACAAAGACGGAAATCCGGTTCCCGCTTCGCATTACGGAATGCAAGGCGATTGGCCCGAATTTCTTTTGGTGAATCTTCTTTTTGAAGATCAACAAGGGAAAACCAAATTCACCCTTCGTCATTCCGGCATTCCCGAAGGCGAGATCTTCGAAATGACGAAGGCAAGTTGGAACGAAATGTTCGACAAACTCGAACCGATCGTTCAATCATAA
- a CDS encoding SRPBCC family protein: MSASNQANTSTADREIRATRVFDAPRDLVFRMWTEPEHIIHWWGPNGFTNTFEQFDLKPGGVWRFIMHGPDGTDYPNLIVFLEVVRPEKLVYRHGSELEDHPGDFHVTVLFSEQNGKTTLEMTMLFQTVEQRNDTVEKYGAVEGLKQTMDRLVAYIAQQKG; the protein is encoded by the coding sequence ATGAGCGCAAGCAATCAAGCAAATACCTCCACCGCGGATCGTGAGATCCGCGCGACTCGGGTTTTCGACGCGCCGAGAGATCTCGTCTTCAGGATGTGGACCGAACCGGAACATATCATTCACTGGTGGGGACCGAACGGTTTTACGAACACGTTCGAACAATTCGATCTGAAACCGGGAGGCGTTTGGCGTTTTATCATGCACGGCCCCGACGGAACGGATTATCCGAATCTGATCGTTTTTCTCGAAGTGGTCCGTCCGGAGAAGTTGGTTTATAGACACGGTTCCGAGTTGGAGGATCATCCCGGAGACTTTCACGTCACCGTTCTTTTTTCGGAACAAAACGGAAAGACCACCCTGGAAATGACGATGCTCTTCCAAACCGTGGAACAACGAAACGACACCGTCGAAAAATACGGAGCCGTGGAAGGTCTCAAACAGACTATGGATCGTTTGGTCGCGTATATCGCCCAACAAAAAGGTTAA
- a CDS encoding SRPBCC family protein, which yields MSKLKTILSAVAAVLILFILGTLAVASTKPATFRYERSLSIEASPEKVFALVNDYHSWPTWSPWEKLDPAVKRTYSGSSVGLGSIYEWEGNNDVGKGRMEIIESDSPSKIKMQLDFLSPFEAHNTAEFTFHTKDGATHVTWAMYGPNAFVSKVFGLFCDMDQMIGKEFETGLKNIKSIAEKK from the coding sequence ATGTCAAAATTAAAAACAATCCTCTCGGCCGTCGCGGCTGTCTTAATTCTTTTTATTCTCGGAACGTTAGCAGTCGCTTCCACAAAACCGGCGACTTTCCGTTACGAAAGAAGTCTCAGCATCGAAGCGTCCCCGGAAAAAGTTTTCGCGTTGGTAAACGACTATCATAGCTGGCCCACTTGGTCCCCTTGGGAAAAATTGGATCCCGCGGTCAAAAGAACATACAGCGGTTCGTCGGTCGGTCTCGGTTCGATCTACGAATGGGAAGGAAACAACGACGTGGGAAAAGGCCGTATGGAAATCATAGAATCCGATTCTCCCTCGAAGATCAAAATGCAATTGGATTTCCTTTCCCCGTTCGAAGCGCATAACACCGCCGAGTTTACGTTTCACACAAAGGACGGAGCGACTCACGTGACCTGGGCGATGTACGGACCGAACGCGTTCGTTTCCAAAGTATTCGGATTGTTCTGCGACATGGATCAGATGATCGGAAAGGAATTCGAAACCGGTTTGAAAAACATCAAATCGATCGCGGAAAAAAAATAA
- a CDS encoding SRPBCC family protein — protein sequence MTNSNPSLTSVSDREVVSVRVVNASKELTFQAWTDPNHLQNWWGPKGFTNTFYEYDLKPGGNWRFTMHGPDGTDYPNHSVFVEISKPDKLVFDHISGHLFRVTTIFEEESPNRTKVTFRMLFETAEECERSKKVVIQGNEQNFDKLEAELAKMQA from the coding sequence ATGACGAATTCGAATCCATCCTTAACCTCCGTTTCCGATCGGGAAGTGGTCAGCGTTCGCGTCGTAAACGCGTCCAAGGAACTTACATTCCAAGCGTGGACCGATCCGAATCACCTTCAAAACTGGTGGGGACCGAAAGGATTTACAAACACGTTTTACGAATACGATCTAAAACCCGGAGGGAATTGGCGTTTTACGATGCACGGCCCCGACGGAACGGATTATCCGAACCACAGCGTGTTCGTGGAAATTTCAAAACCGGACAAACTCGTTTTCGATCATATCTCCGGACATCTTTTCCGCGTAACGACCATCTTCGAGGAAGAATCGCCTAATCGTACAAAGGTGACCTTCCGTATGCTTTTCGAAACCGCGGAAGAATGCGAACGATCCAAAAAAGTGGTGATACAAGGAAACGAGCAAAACTTCGACAAACTCGAAGCGGAACTCGCAAAAATGCAGGCTTAA